One window of the Macaca thibetana thibetana isolate TM-01 chromosome 1, ASM2454274v1, whole genome shotgun sequence genome contains the following:
- the LOC126936358 gene encoding olfactory receptor 6N1-like → MDHVNHNWTQSFILAGFTTTGTLQPLAFLGTLCIYLLSLAGNILIIVLVQLDSGLFTPMYFFISVLSFVEVWYVSTTVPTLLHTLLHGCSPISSAVCFIQLYVFHSLGMTECYLLGVMALDRYLAICFPLHYHALMSRQVQLRLAGATWVAGFSAALVPATLTATLPFCLKEVAHYFCDLAPLMRLACVDTSWHTRAHGAVIGVATGCNFVLILGLYGGILNAVLKLPSAASRAKAFSTCSSHMTVVALFYASAFTVYVGSPGSRSEGTDKLIALVYALVTPFLNPIIYSLRNKEVKEALRRVIDRIRIILREPQ, encoded by the coding sequence ATGGATCATGTCAATCATAACTGGACCCAGAGTTTTATCCTTGCTGGTTTCACTACCACTGGGACCCTACAACCTCTTGCCTTCTTGGGGACCTTATGCATCTATCTCCTCTCTCTTGCAGGAAACATTCTCATCATTGTCCTGGTACAGTTAGATTCTGGACTGTTCACCCCCATGTACTTCTTTATCAGTGTCCTCTCCTTTGTAGAGGTGTGGTATGTCAGCACCACAGTGCCCACACTGCTGCATACCTTGCTCCACGGGTGTTCACCCATCTCATCAGCTGTATGCTTTATTCAGCTGTATGTCTTTCACTCCTTAGGGATGACTGAGTGCTACTTGTTGGGTGTCATGGCACTGGATCGCTACCTTGCTATCTGCTTCCCACTCCACTACCATGCACTCATGAGCAGACAGGTACAGTTACGACTAGCCGGGGCCACTTGGGTGGCTGGCTTCTCAGCTGCACTTGTGCCAGCCACCCTCACTGCCACTCTGCCCTTCTGCTTGAAAGAGGTGGCCCATTACTTTTGTGACTTGGCACCGCTAATGCGGTTGGCATGTGTGGACACAAGCTGGCATACTAGGGCCCATGGCGCAGTGATTGGTGTGGCCACTGGTTGCAACTTTGTGCTCATTTTGGGACTCTATGGAGGTATCCTGAATGCTGTGCTGAAGCTACCCTCAGCTGCCAGTCGTGCCAAGGCCTTCTCTACCTGTTCCTCCCACATGACTGTGGTGGCACTATTCTATGCTTCTGCCTTCACGGTCTACGTGGGCTCACCTGGGAGTCGATCCGAGGGCACAGACAAGCTTATTGCCTTGGTGTATGCCCTTGTTACCCCTTTCCTCAATCCTATCATCTACAGCCTTCGCAACAAGGAGGTGAAGGAGGCTTTAAGGAGAGTCATTGACAGGATCAGAATTATTTTAAGGGAACCTCAATGA